One Glycine soja cultivar W05 chromosome 7, ASM419377v2, whole genome shotgun sequence genomic window, GTTATCGAACTTATCTTCTGgagaaaattacataaaattccATATTACcattctatattttatatttattttcatttaatttcccccaaagaaaataaacaatccACTTCAAAATTCCAACTGAAAAATGTCTTTAGCATTCCTCTAGGTTATTTtgttcatgtaaaaaaaaaaaatcgttctATAGAGTTTTAAGTCAAAAAATAAGATGCATGTATAttgagaattaaatttttatcattaaggtTGAGTGGCTTAAATGTAaagtgaaattatattttactagatgaaacttatttgaatagatgcatttgaagttattttttgtttcaattttcaaaagaacttatttattatagttaatgataatctttattataaatagataaaagaatTAAAGGAGAAGAGACACATGAAGAGAAAGTGTACGAGAAGAAaaattgtgaaacaaagtcgcattgttgagagaaaaatatctttgtgtaaatgttattatttcttGTAAAAGTACTCGAGTTTGTAGAATGATACATTTGGACTATGTTACAATctttaatcatttttgtgataagAAAATACTTTTGAGATGGAGGTACTGAATCACGtttaaattcttatatttttttttatgatttataatcTTTATTGTGTTTTCACGATCgtgtgtgtaaataattttatttgaagtgGTGTTGATTACCCGACACATGTAAAATATCTTAAGAATCAAAATACAGTTTTTTTGACGTTTAGAGATTAAGTCACACTGCCTCTGATAATTTACGATTTCTCCATGATTTTGTTGCTTCAATAATAAAGATCATTTAGACAAATATTCTATGGCACATGTGATTGGTTACTGATGTTCCTCGTCGCGTGGATCACAAGAATTGATGTTGATGATAAGAAGTTGCGCATTTGGGTTCCACACGTGTTCGATCACTGACAAAGGAAGATACGTTTGATATCTTCGTTCTATTCACATACTTCAACTGTTCGTAATGGAGCTGAGCAGTTTTAACCCTCttacgagaaaaaaaaaaaatacttggctTGGATGAAGAGGGTCATCATGAGAAGCTGACCATTACATACTATCAAACAAGCAAAGACAagtgcaacaacaacaaaacaaatccTGAAAACATCAAAACAGCAGAAGTAAATTAATGTATCTCAGCTCAAGaaacatgatatgaatgcattatTCATAGCATGAGTCCCAtagacattattattattattattattcaaaaatGCTTAACTCActcaagcaaataaataaatcaaatacgTGGAAAGCGCACAGCAATACGCTGTTGGATAGGGCTCCTGCAAGAAGGGCAATCTTGCATACCCTGCTTCTCATGGAGCTCATTACATGTTTTGCAAACAACCTGATGAGCACATGGCATGAACAGAACAGACATCTCCTCTGAAAGGCACATCACACATTCTTGTTCCCGTTTCACACCACCTGTCGCTGAGTGGTCAATGACTAGCTCTGAGATGAAAGAAGCCCGGGGTTCCTTCTGAGCAGTGCCATTTTTCATGTCCAAGCATTTGCTGGCATAGCATCCATCAATGCCCATCCTCAGTGCAGCAATTTTTGAAGAGTCAGTCTTCAGTCTTAGTTGGGAAATTTCCTTTTCAAGTTTATGGATGTCATCTCTGTACATTTGCCGATTCCTCTCTGCTTTTAATTTGATCGCATCCTCCTTGGATTTTCCTGATTCCTCAATTtgttctctttccttttttatagaaCTGGCCTGCAGGATAAACTCTTCCTTTGCCTTTGCTTCCTGCTGCCATCTACCCTGTGATATTTTCCCTTAACAATGAGAACAGAACAAGTAACATATCTCATTTAGCACCTATATTAGATACAAGAATGGTTGCATTTGTGGAATCTCACAAGTTTATTAGGTTCACGTGTATCATGgattaaaagtttattaaatttcttGTTAGTGGATACAAGATTGCCAAATACCACAACTGTTTTATCATGTTTCTGTTCAGTACAACTATATTCATATGTTAATTCTTATGATGCCAAAAGTTTAAGGAGAGTTGCAAGTTGCAACTAAAAGACGAATAGAAgcttcaaagaaaaacaaaataataaaagtgtAGGGAACAAAGCAAAGTTTGAGTCATCACAAAGTCTGTGCAACTGTTTATAAAATAGATCATCAAATGAACATTAATGCCTTGGGGGTTAGTTCTCGACTTTTAAAAAGGCGATAAGCTGATATTATTATTACCTTGGTCATAGGTATTTGCTAACACTCTGGCAAGGGGGAAATTGGTTTGAGGCCCATATCATTTAACATACAGGCACGGTCCATTGGTTCTACATCAGAATCAATTGATCATATCATAGTCAAGCGATGCATAGAAATGGACAATAAATACTGGTGTCAAGAGCATACCAATCCACTTATTTTTATTCTGAGAATAAAATGGGAGTGAAAACCAATAAATGCCCCAGTCAAAAGAGTTGATCAGACAGTTTAGCCCAGAAAAACTTTAAAGTGAAATCATTAAAAGGAATTTAGACCTAAGCAGTCTCTCTAAAGAATTGAGTTTTGACACAAAACAATGACATTGATCCATGCAAGGGACCCATCTAGTGAAAGCAGGTTTTATTTGTAGTTGTTATTGTAGCAATAAAATGAGAGTGGAAGAGCTAAGAAACTTTACATAACTAACTACTCACTCATCATAACTTCCTATTTGATAAGATCATAAGAATACACCATGAGACCAAACGGctttacaaaaaaaacaccATGAGACCAAACTACTACCTGTGCCATATTACATCGGTATAGATATCAAGTGGGTGCTTACAAGATATAAAGAAACATGAGAAAGAAGTTGGAATAAGCTTAAAATAGCATACCTCAACTTGCTCCTGCTGCATTCTAGCTTGTTCTAATTCCTGCAGCAGCTGTGCCAATTTCCGTTTTTCAATCGTTAGCTCTTCCTGAAACAAGGATTTCTGCTTTTCCCATGACTGAAACTTCATTTGTgtcttcttttctctccttgAGACCTCTTGACAGCTTGCAGCAGTTTCTGTGGCACGTATCTTAGCAGCCTCCACCTCTTTCCTCAGTGCAGCCTTCTCCACCTCGAGCTTCCGGACAGTGGCATTAGCTCGCTCTACCTGCCCACTAACTTTACACAGGGCATTTTCCATCTCAGAAAGCTTCTTCAAGGTATTTTCCTCTAGAGATTGCTTCTCTTTTTTTAGACGTTCAACTTCCTCTTTCTCTTGCCTTAGTGTCTGAAGCTCAGCCTTTTCCTTACTCAGACGACGAGCAGCTTGCATGACCTTCTGATTAGCCCACTCTGTCCATTCTTGAAGCTGGTTTTGCAGCTCCCGAACCCTTGGAAGCAGTTTTAAAATCATCTCATCCTTTCCATCGTGGGGTATCCACTGCCTTGgggacttattattattattattattatacagtATTCCCATATAACTACTATTAGGTGCCTCATTATTGCTGCAGACAGATTCCGTAGAAGGCTTGATTTTtgaagacaatgagagagaaagaTCTGTATTGGTAGCTGATAATGAAGCTGGACAACTGAATACGGGTATAGTATTTGCTGCATTTATTGCAAATGAAGTATTGGTTGATCTACAAACAGAATCAGAAGAATTCACCAGGCTAAATGCAGTGGATGTAGAAGTCCCAGCATTACATGAAAAGTTAACACTAATACTGTCTTGCGTAGTATCAATGCCCACTGCCTTACTTATCTGTAAGGATGCACTCTTTAAGTTTATGGTAGAAGATTCTGACACAGATTTAAGTTTTTTATCCAAGACCAAACCACTCAAGCCATTCACTTTTCCTCGTCTTGAAGACCCTTTTAATCCATAAGTacgataacttttttctttgtgaAATGACTTGTGTTGAAGAATGTAGTCTCTCTTGGTGCTACCAGAATGGACCTTTCTAACTGTTCCACGCTTTTCTTTCATCAGGCCAGATTGAGATGTTCCTGCAGCGCTGAATGCTTTATTAATGCACTCAGATCCACAACTGGCACCCTCCTTCTCTGAGGCTCCACCAATAATTTGAGGATTCAAGTTGTTCACACCAGGAATTCTTGTCACAAAGGGTTTCTTTGATTGAGAATTATGAGAAcatgtaggaattgatttactAGGACTTATAAGACTCGGTTCAGGACATTTGGTTTCTGCTTTTGATAGTGATTCAGCTTGGTTAGATGGACCACCAGTAGAATTATCATTACCTAAACTACTTAAAGGGTTACAATCCATTGCACAAGCATGTGACACATTCATGTCACAAATTaacaaacaccacattgcaTCCCCAACACTGAAGAATGGCCTAACCTCTCGAAGAACACAAACCAATTCAGCCAAGTTATACTTCTCAAGCTGCACTAGATCTTCAAAATAGTGCTCTCGTGATGTATCAATCTCTTGACCATTTCTAAGAAATGCTAAAGAATTATCAACAATATTAGACAAAGTATCTTTACATCCATAACAGATGCCAGGTCTTAAAATGGCCTTAGTAGCAACGTCTTCAGTGTAGCCGCAtgctacaatttttttaattgcacTCTTGAGAATGGTGTCCAAATTAGTCAGGACAAGTTCTTCCAGCTGGGCTTCTGTGAGATCGCTCCAATCTGCATCATTAATTTCATCTGTCTCAGGTTCGTCCTTAGATTGACTAGGCCCGACCTCAGATGTTCCAGGATTATACAATCCAAGGCCAAGTTTCAATCCATCAGAATAATCTTGGCTAACACCACACAGGTCACAAGCAGCAGCTTGTCCATGACCTGGGGTTATTTCAAACCTCTCAGCAGAGAATTCATAACTGAAGCACTTGAGTTGAGGTGCAGGAATGAACTTATTTGGCTCCCCTAGAGGTGGATCAACtctgaattttcttttgttccTACTTCCTTTTTCTTGACAAGAAACTGAAGGAGACATTTGACTGCTACAACTGGCAACCAATGAAATCATTTTAGCTGCAATccaaaacaataagaaaaatagagCAAGAACACACTTGTTAAGTTTTATCTAGCATCTATTCACAAACATCCACGATTTACTTATTCCAAAATCAAGTTCCatgaatttgaaaagaaaaatatgtaaatcAGAATAACATTGATGAGGAAAATTCAGAAAAGAGAGCAAACATTGTTCTCCTAAATGAATGCAATTTGCAATAACTAACACTGGATTATATGGCATTGCAGATTGGCATGCATTTAAGCACTGAAATATGAATTTCAGTATTgccacaaaaaatattaaacttccTGAATGGTTCAAATAAAGAAGGAAAAGCaatgaataaattaatcaaCTACCCGAAAACATATATGCAGTAATCTCAGCGAAAGGAGCAAATccggataaaaatatatatatatatatatatatatatatgaaattgaaaacaCCCAAATGAATTACAATACATATCAATACTCAAAACACATCCACGGATCACAAAAGTGATGAAAACAAAACgttttcaaatattataatagCAACTGATGCGCAGAAGATCCCAGATACGAGACTTGTAATCAGTATTAGATGATCGATACGTACCCGATTGGAGCAATTTTTCCAATAATCAAAGGTGCGATCGATCTTAGAAAATTGGAGAATCAGAAAGAAAATTCACACttcttttgtcattgttttttttttctcctttatttattttttgtttatttttgtgcAGATGCTGAGGTCGGAGAGCTTGGATGGAGGCTTTAAGCATGGAACGCCTCTTCCTcacgaaaaaaaataataataaatggtaATTTTGGGCTGAACGTATTTCTAAATTCTATTCTCATGTACCCATCAGCCAGATCTTACCTTTGTGCACTCCTAATGTACTagtatccttaaaaaaaaaatgttgtataaattgttatgagaTTCAAAGGTAAATAAATTGCCAACAAAGGTTGTCTAGTTAACTTATATCTCACaaaaacatgaatttaattCCCAATGTGAATATAAGAATTTTATTGACGAGTAATTTGTAAAAATACCTTTGTAACAAAATAAAGGGTAAATAAAATCTTGTTGAAAGTTAAACCAAAGATTGAGACGAATATTAAGGcgatgaaaataaaatctaaagtCTAAAAGTACTCTAAGAAGATAATGTTTCTTCATCAACTCAATCTAATGTAAATTAcagaaaataaatcaaataacgTGAaaccaaagaaagaaaaaactgatgtttttaaattaaatctaattttgaaaactAACCCAATTTAATgtccaaatatatttttcttttaatttttaaactaatatatCACCCATACctatgtaaataaattttcataaatgAGTCTACCTATTTGAATCTTAACCCTATTTCGATTTTCCACcttagtatttttaatattgtttgtgAGTTTATTAAGTCTAAGTTTGAAAGTTTTTTgtctcttgttctcttttattatataactttatgttttatattttttttacagaacttTTGAAATTACTTTACCTATTTTTTTGTCTCTTGTTTTATATAGAAGAtaagttttaataaaaatgaataagagATAAAATATGATACGAGGGTCTTTAATAAAgccacaaaataaattataacaaaaattaatttgtaacttaaaaaaaactaattataaaaatacttttgaaagaaaaaaatatggtgtattataaagttaatttattaatatctagaataaaataaattcgtTTTGCTTTGatgaattgaaattgaatttaaaatcaaaattcttagatggtaaaaaaaaattattacattaaatCAAACGGCCTTTCTCTCAAATAATCCAATGCAATGCACTGTTGAGTGTTGATAGTTCCATAATGAATGAaacagagtcctgtgatcagtatGTGAAAATTTGCTTCCaagttatttcatttttcccCATATTTAACGAAGTCCTAACTGATGAAACTACAAGTCTTACCGGCTGTTGTCTAAACCCGTGATTCAGTCCTGAATTTAAAGTAAGGACGcgtaatttctctcttttttgtcaatatgaaattaatcttgaaatTCTATCAATCGACAATCCAGACAAAGGTTTGATCCACATCTACATGATAATGAGGACAATGAATTTAAATGCTGAGTAGCATCTGTCTGCCTCCCAAGTTTACCATCGACCATCCTATGAGTTTCTTCAACGATCCATTGCAAATGATAGTCACAGTCACAGCTCCTTGTATACCACCTTCCTTTTATTTCAAGCTCGTTATTGATTCCCCTTCCAAAGATCAAATCTGTAGAGTGGAGGTGCAATTGCGTCACAGGAAGGTGAGCACAAGTGTTCTCCTCTGAGGGGTTTGGTTTCTgcatgaaatttgaattttaccaAATACCAACTGTGATTTTTACATTCTGAAAATTCCTTTTGCTGCCAAGATAATGCAGAGCACCTTAAGCTGGCAAGTTGGCAGCCTAAAATGTAGTGACCAGTAAATGTACAACAGTAATGCACAATGCTCAGGAAGTTGGAACGTGGAAATGTACCACTTGGGAGAAACTGCAAAGAGACTTGATGAAGCTTCAGTAAAGCCTCTCTTCAATCACTATAAAGCAAAAGGGGGGGAGAGAAGAAGTAATTATATAGGTCatgatcaaatgattatatgaaataaatcaaCAATGTTCTTGAGATTGATATCATACTCATTCAATTGGTCTTGGACATGCTGGAGAGTGAACCTCTATCGCTGCGCTCGTCACTGAAGCCACATGCTGACAGGAGTGCAAATCGGATAAACTGTTTCTGACAGAACGATAAACATTAGATCCAGGGGTAGCAGATATCTCATGAGTTCCTGTCCTGGAATTCATTACAGTACCCCCACCATTGATCTCATCGGATCCAACTCCAGATGTACCTGACTACAATATTGGACTACCAATTAGATAAACGAGTCATTCAATGAAGATAAATCTATCTATTGAACCATCAGTAGCAAAATTTAGATTTTACATCTTGTAAGAAGATCAATGCGtgattttaccaaaaaaaaaaaggtttttcatGAAGTCTAATGGTGTCAATTAATCAAATTGAAAACTGGCCCCACCTTATGTATTGAgagtttgttgttattatttttcatgggATAAGATGATCAtataatattacaaatttaaaatctttaaaCAAACTAGAATGAAAAGCAAATGAAACTAATGGAATATAAAGAATCCATACATTAGAGAGACCTTTGATCTGAACAATGATGATTGTTATATCATCTGTTCTGTTCTCAAGTTCCAACCATAGTTTATACGACTTCTCTGCAATAGCTGAACATGCATCACGAGGATCCATATAGCTTGCTGCCTACACCATAAAATAAATCACATACTTTTCAAAAAGGGCAATCTTACCAAAGTTACAATTTTACCTAAGGTATTGCAACAGGGGAGTAAACATTGAAATCTAGTCTTATGGTGCTGCAACAGATTAGGAATGATCAGAAGCAAGCAGCAAACCTTGAAGTTTCTCTACTGAACAACTAACTTACTATTACTAGGATTGTGTAAACACTTGGGATGCAAAAGAACTATTCCCAATTAGCATTTTTTTACCGTGAACCATATAAAGTTCGCATAATTATGGCagttaatatatatagtaaGAAGAAATAACTAACTAAAACATGCGAAGTGAGCTTAAGCAATACACCACGCTCCCATATGATCAACAACTTGTGGGCTTATggccatgaattttttttatgttttctatttGAATTATATTTGCATAAACATGTGGAAAATGAagcattaaaatataatattataataatagcaCTTCATTAGATAAGCCACAAACATAACTTCCacagaaaataacataaattttgtCCAGATTTTCAAGTCAGTCTTTAATTGCAACTTGTAAACCTTTAACAGATAGCATCATTATTTCCATTAACAGAAATGGATGATAGATTTTGTGATCATTACAACTGaagttaaattaaatcattcaaTCAATTAGTTCAACCTGTAAAAACATTATCACAAATTAAAAgagcaagaaaaaagaaactcatTAGAAAGAAAACGGGTAGAAAGTCATACCATATCAACAACAGTTTGGCTTGTCAGGAATTCAAATATGCCATCACTTGCCACAACAAAGAAAAGATGATTAGGTGTAAGCTGAACCGTTTTCACCTCCGGAATAGCAATGACACCAATTGTCTCTGCCAAACTATCCCCTATACTCCTTGTAAATGCAGTTCCAGGATACATCCCATTAGGAACCCACAATCTTGGAGGATCGCCACCCCGACTCTCTTCATCACCCCAATGCTGGATATCTGGATCCTTT contains:
- the LOC114420104 gene encoding putative E3 ubiquitin-protein ligase RF298 isoform X2; translated protein: MSPSVSCQEKGSRNKRKFRVDPPLGEPNKFIPAPQLKCFSYEFSAERFEITPGHGQAAACDLCGVSQDYSDGLKLGLGLYNPGTSEVGPSQSKDEPETDEINDADWSDLTEAQLEELVLTNLDTILKSAIKKIVACGYTEDVATKAILRPGICYGCKDTLSNIVDNSLAFLRNGQEIDTSREHYFEDLVQLEKYNLAELVCVLREVRPFFSVGDAMWCLLICDMNVSHACAMDCNPLSSLGNDNSTGGPSNQAESLSKAETKCPEPSLISPSKSIPTCSHNSQSKKPFVTRIPGVNNLNPQIIGGASEKEGASCGSECINKAFSAAGTSQSGLMKEKRGTVRKVHSGSTKRDYILQHKSFHKEKSYRTYGLKGSSRRGKVNGLSGLVLDKKLKSVSESSTINLKSASLQISKAVGIDTTQDSISVNFSCNAGTSTSTAFSLVNSSDSVCRSTNTSFAINAANTIPVFSCPASLSATNTDLSLSLSSKIKPSTESVCSNNEAPNSSYMGILYNNNNNNKSPRQWIPHDGKDEMILKLLPRVRELQNQLQEWTEWANQKVMQAARRLSKEKAELQTLRQEKEEVERLKKEKQSLEENTLKKLSEMENALCKVSGQVERANATVRKLEVEKAALRKEVEAAKIRATETAASCQEVSRREKKTQMKFQSWEKQKSLFQEELTIEKRKLAQLLQELEQARMQQEQVEGRWQQEAKAKEEFILQASSIKKEREQIEESGKSKEDAIKLKAERNRQMYRDDIHKLEKEISQLRLKTDSSKIAALRMGIDGCYASKCLDMKNGTAQKEPRASFISELVIDHSATGGVKREQECVMCLSEEMSVLFMPCAHQVVCKTCNELHEKQGMQDCPSCRSPIQQRIAVRFPRI
- the LOC114420104 gene encoding putative E3 ubiquitin-protein ligase RF298 isoform X1, with protein sequence MISLVASCSSQMSPSVSCQEKGSRNKRKFRVDPPLGEPNKFIPAPQLKCFSYEFSAERFEITPGHGQAAACDLCGVSQDYSDGLKLGLGLYNPGTSEVGPSQSKDEPETDEINDADWSDLTEAQLEELVLTNLDTILKSAIKKIVACGYTEDVATKAILRPGICYGCKDTLSNIVDNSLAFLRNGQEIDTSREHYFEDLVQLEKYNLAELVCVLREVRPFFSVGDAMWCLLICDMNVSHACAMDCNPLSSLGNDNSTGGPSNQAESLSKAETKCPEPSLISPSKSIPTCSHNSQSKKPFVTRIPGVNNLNPQIIGGASEKEGASCGSECINKAFSAAGTSQSGLMKEKRGTVRKVHSGSTKRDYILQHKSFHKEKSYRTYGLKGSSRRGKVNGLSGLVLDKKLKSVSESSTINLKSASLQISKAVGIDTTQDSISVNFSCNAGTSTSTAFSLVNSSDSVCRSTNTSFAINAANTIPVFSCPASLSATNTDLSLSLSSKIKPSTESVCSNNEAPNSSYMGILYNNNNNNKSPRQWIPHDGKDEMILKLLPRVRELQNQLQEWTEWANQKVMQAARRLSKEKAELQTLRQEKEEVERLKKEKQSLEENTLKKLSEMENALCKVSGQVERANATVRKLEVEKAALRKEVEAAKIRATETAASCQEVSRREKKTQMKFQSWEKQKSLFQEELTIEKRKLAQLLQELEQARMQQEQVEGRWQQEAKAKEEFILQASSIKKEREQIEESGKSKEDAIKLKAERNRQMYRDDIHKLEKEISQLRLKTDSSKIAALRMGIDGCYASKCLDMKNGTAQKEPRASFISELVIDHSATGGVKREQECVMCLSEEMSVLFMPCAHQVVCKTCNELHEKQGMQDCPSCRSPIQQRIAVRFPRI